The following coding sequences are from one Triticum aestivum cultivar Chinese Spring chromosome 5A, IWGSC CS RefSeq v2.1, whole genome shotgun sequence window:
- the LOC123106684 gene encoding uncharacterized protein — translation MAFVETNPVEKTMKANEIMARFRRIAPKPVLASPPTAAVDQSQQRRSGKRGARDLVPAPADKRLRGAPCYPFPPYRALPWTSPLEATPVASSRCLFPGDRDGDLLRKPQAPKVIVPRPARPVRTTICVDASSVTGANSVKLPACRMTAEQLEAEIERDALPAVISGPGDRVIRANDAYKALVGQPVCPWLDSVPDDSCAGASRRINGEVVLDVRWFTSTETIRSSAGGTFSCSSRISWERNGTLTSVAMPCDVMRFDCGSGDHRFVWRFDTYRISKGTVKTEN, via the coding sequence ATGGCGTTCGTGGAGACGAATCCCGTGGAGAAAACCATGAAGGCCAACGAGATAATGGCACGCTTCCGCCGCATCGCGCCCAAACCCGTGCTCGCATCAccacccaccgccgccgtcgaccagtCTCAGCAGAGAAGGTCGGGCAAGCGTGGGGCCCGGGACCTCGTTCCAGCGCCGGCCGACAAGAGGCTCAGGGGGGCGCCGTGTTATCCTTTCCCCCCATACCGCGCCTTGCCGTGGACTTCGCCGCTGGAGGCGACACCggtggcgtcctcccgatgcttatTCCCCGGTGATCGCGACGGCGACCTGCTCCGGAAGCCACAGGCGCCCAAGGTCATCGTGCCCCGCCCGGCGCGGCCAGTTCGCACCACCATCTGCGTCGACGCCAGCAGCGTCACGGGCGCCAACTCGGTGAAGCTGCCCGCGTGCAGGATGACGGCGGAGCAGCTGGAAGCCGAGATAGAGCGCGACGCTCTCCCGGCGGTCATCTCGGGCCCTGGCGACCGTGTCATCCGGGCCAACGACGCGTACAAGGCGCTGGTGGGACAGCCGGTCTGCCCGTGGCTAGACTCCGTGCCAGATGACTCGTGCGCTGGCGCGTCTAGGCGGATCAACGGCGAGGTGGTGCTGGACGTGCGGTGGTTCACCTCGACCGAGACGATTAGGTCGAGCGCCGGAGGGACATTCTCGTgcagctccaggatctcgtgggaGCGCAATGGCACACTGACCTCCGTCGCCATGCCATGCGACGTCATGCGTTTTGACTGCGGCTCCGGTGACCACCGCTTCGTCTGGAGATTTGACACCTATCGAATATCGAAGGGAACGGTAAAAACTGAAAATTGA